Proteins encoded within one genomic window of Mycolicibacterium monacense:
- a CDS encoding glycosyltransferase 87 family protein, translating into MQDHLPPRAVPRSVRVWGPIVLSVALALYVAAYLRWPSLASQVDLLVYRFGAERAWDGQDLYSVGLTGNPDTMLFIYTPFSALCFLPLIGLSQPGVLVLGLLVNVACMGYIVSRMLSAAGIRTATGLWGLTALLMAPIIWLEPVRLSLQLGQINVLIMAIVVADLLAQPSRRWTGMGIGVAAGIKLTPALFIVFLVATGRRREALVAGLTFVSTIAVGFVLLPADSTEFWLQKRFQDVGRISSDPLANTSLAGLLTRFNWVPPWPTVAAGVFAIVAIAIAALAWRRGQRLLSVAIAGMTSAAASPFSWSHHWVWFAPLLVHLGYLGYVHRSRVAALAMWVLAAIFGGWFVASRSLPPQAGLMSLRHPGTWDQLLPAAYLFALTIVLICSVCALWRARQHPPAGVDATVESSRQRASI; encoded by the coding sequence GTGCAGGACCATCTCCCCCCGCGCGCCGTCCCTCGATCGGTCCGCGTATGGGGGCCGATCGTCTTGTCGGTTGCGTTGGCGTTGTACGTGGCGGCGTACCTGAGGTGGCCCAGCCTGGCCAGCCAGGTCGACCTGCTGGTGTACCGGTTCGGGGCAGAGCGGGCCTGGGACGGCCAGGACCTGTACTCGGTGGGCCTGACCGGCAACCCAGACACGATGCTGTTCATATACACGCCGTTCTCCGCGCTGTGCTTCCTCCCCCTGATTGGGTTGAGCCAGCCTGGCGTTCTCGTCCTCGGTCTCCTGGTGAACGTCGCATGCATGGGCTACATCGTCAGCCGGATGCTCAGTGCCGCAGGAATCAGGACCGCAACGGGTCTGTGGGGTTTGACGGCGCTTCTGATGGCCCCGATCATCTGGCTCGAGCCGGTCCGGCTCTCACTACAGCTCGGTCAGATCAATGTGCTGATCATGGCCATCGTCGTCGCGGACCTGCTGGCGCAACCGTCGCGCAGGTGGACGGGGATGGGTATCGGGGTCGCCGCCGGGATCAAACTGACTCCCGCGCTCTTCATCGTCTTCCTCGTCGCAACCGGGCGACGTCGCGAGGCACTCGTCGCCGGATTGACGTTCGTCTCCACCATCGCCGTCGGATTCGTCCTGCTGCCGGCCGATTCAACAGAATTCTGGCTGCAGAAGAGGTTCCAGGATGTCGGACGGATCTCCAGCGACCCTCTGGCGAACACCAGCCTGGCCGGACTTCTCACGCGCTTCAACTGGGTCCCGCCGTGGCCGACCGTGGCCGCAGGCGTATTCGCGATCGTCGCCATCGCGATCGCCGCGCTGGCGTGGCGCCGCGGTCAACGGCTCTTGAGCGTCGCCATCGCGGGGATGACCTCGGCCGCCGCGTCACCCTTCAGCTGGAGCCATCACTGGGTGTGGTTCGCACCGCTTCTCGTCCATCTCGGGTACCTCGGCTATGTACACCGCTCGCGCGTCGCGGCGCTGGCCATGTGGGTGCTGGCGGCGATCTTCGGGGGCTGGTTCGTCGCATCGCGAAGCTTGCCCCCACAAGCAGGTCTCATGTCCTTGCGCCACCCCGGAACATGGGATCAGCTACTTCCAGCGGCTTACCTTTTCGCGCTCACCATCGTGCTCATCTGCAGCGTGTGCGCGCTCTGGCGGGCACGACAGCACCCACCGGCCGGAGTCGACGCAACGGTGGAGAGCAGTCGACAGCGAGCGAGCATCTGA
- a CDS encoding SDR family NAD(P)-dependent oxidoreductase yields MDESAATPEVVVVTGASSGIGEETALRYAGRGARLVLAARTEDALQRVADACRAAGAEAVLVQATDIADAAEVEELFGVAEGHFGRIDIVVQSAAITAFGRFEDVPAGVFDSIVRTNLIGSANVARSALAHFHKRGRGHLVLIGSLLGTAAAPYQSAYVASKFALNGLVRTLRQENRHLSGIKIHGVYPGPVDTPVYGTASNYFGRAPRVPPTAVRPSSVVSAIVRATDRGRSSERQVGVFNRPVIAMYRLAPPVYDVLMGVFLRTFGFTSESTEPTHGNAFARDRHPKAD; encoded by the coding sequence ATGGATGAATCTGCGGCAACACCCGAAGTGGTCGTGGTGACGGGTGCCTCCAGCGGCATCGGCGAGGAGACGGCCCTTCGCTATGCGGGGCGCGGGGCGCGGCTGGTGCTCGCGGCACGCACTGAGGACGCGTTACAACGGGTCGCGGACGCCTGCCGCGCGGCGGGCGCCGAGGCCGTACTGGTCCAGGCCACCGATATCGCCGACGCCGCCGAGGTCGAGGAACTGTTCGGCGTCGCCGAGGGCCACTTCGGCCGGATCGACATCGTGGTGCAGTCGGCCGCGATCACCGCGTTCGGCCGGTTCGAGGACGTACCTGCAGGCGTCTTCGACAGCATCGTGCGGACGAACCTCATCGGATCGGCGAACGTGGCGAGGTCGGCCCTCGCCCACTTCCACAAGCGCGGCAGAGGGCATCTGGTGCTGATCGGCTCCCTGCTGGGTACGGCCGCTGCACCGTATCAATCCGCCTACGTGGCAAGTAAATTCGCGCTCAACGGGTTGGTGAGGACGTTGCGGCAGGAGAATCGCCACCTGTCGGGCATCAAGATCCACGGTGTCTACCCGGGTCCGGTCGACACCCCGGTCTACGGCACCGCGAGCAACTACTTCGGCCGCGCACCGCGGGTCCCGCCCACCGCGGTCAGGCCGTCGTCCGTGGTTTCGGCGATCGTCCGCGCCACCGATCGCGGGCGTTCCAGTGAGCGCCAGGTGGGTGTGTTCAACCGGCCCGTCATCGCGATGTACCGCCTGGCGCCGCCGGTGTACGACGTCCTCATGGGGGTGTTCCTGCGTACCTTCGGCTTCACGTCCGAGTCGACGGAGCCGACCCACGGCAACGCGTTCGCGCGGGATCGTCATCCGAAAGCGGATTGA
- a CDS encoding class I SAM-dependent methyltransferase, protein MNIHAPSQDLIRDAWDAIAPRFDEFVTPESMQYGAHALRQLHIGRGTRFLDVACGSGALSLPAARLGADVVAVDISQAMTERVAARARAQGLSNIWCRVMNGQDLDLADDTFDIAASQHGVSLFPDVDAGLAEMVRVTKRGGTVLVIAFGALPKAEFLAFFVAAIKAAVPGFAIPPLDPPPLPFQLADRELFRSKLIAAGLNDVTVERTAWEMPFRSGAHMCTMVTSSNPLGAQLVAGLTAAQRADVEHVLDGILRERSGGQPGAVLYADVNVGVGTK, encoded by the coding sequence ATGAACATCCATGCGCCATCCCAAGACCTGATCCGCGATGCCTGGGATGCCATTGCGCCCAGGTTCGACGAGTTCGTGACGCCGGAGAGCATGCAGTACGGCGCTCATGCCCTCCGACAGCTCCACATCGGCAGAGGCACCAGATTTCTGGATGTGGCCTGCGGTAGTGGGGCATTGAGCCTCCCCGCCGCGCGCCTGGGAGCCGACGTGGTGGCAGTCGACATCTCGCAGGCCATGACCGAGCGGGTGGCCGCCAGGGCAAGGGCGCAAGGGCTGTCGAACATCTGGTGCCGGGTCATGAACGGTCAGGATTTGGACCTCGCCGACGACACGTTTGACATCGCCGCCTCCCAGCACGGGGTGTCGTTGTTCCCCGATGTGGACGCCGGGCTGGCCGAGATGGTGCGCGTGACCAAGCGCGGCGGGACTGTGCTCGTCATCGCGTTCGGCGCTCTGCCGAAGGCGGAGTTTCTCGCGTTCTTCGTAGCCGCCATCAAGGCGGCCGTGCCCGGCTTCGCCATCCCGCCTCTGGACCCGCCGCCGCTGCCATTCCAGCTGGCCGACCGGGAGCTCTTCCGCAGCAAGCTCATCGCGGCCGGGCTGAACGACGTCACCGTCGAGAGGACTGCCTGGGAGATGCCCTTCCGGTCGGGGGCGCACATGTGCACTATGGTCACCTCCAGCAACCCATTGGGCGCCCAGTTGGTCGCCGGCCTGACCGCCGCCCAGCGCGCCGACGTGGAACATGTGCTCGACGGGATACTTCGTGAACGCTCGGGCGGCCAACCGGGCGCGGTGCTGTACGCCGACGTCAACGTCGGTGTCGGCACGAAATGA
- a CDS encoding LuxR family transcriptional regulator, producing the protein MVRDARAEASTAYERHGWEDAYNLLSSADAQDSLAAEDLNRLATAAHLTGRFDAAGEAWERAYRAYVEHGHVAEAVRCSFWHALTLMLRGEHARGSGWLVRAQGLLEEAGLDSVERGYLRIPVALQALGGGDPSAAYTEFDAIAAVARRFGDPDLRALGQLGRGQALVARGEAARGTAIFDEAMLAVTTGEVSAIAAGIVYCAVIISCQQVFDVRRAAEWTATMSRWCAEQQGLKAFRGQCLVHRSEIMQLQGEWSDAMEEVRRACDALSDVPGDPVLGMAHYQQAELLRLRGELDRAELAYREASGWGHPVQPGLALLRLAQGRVDDALAAIRRAMAAAEGPVERSRVLAAYAEIALAAGDVEAARSAAEQLETIAADFESPYLRAVGEYARGSVLLAGGDPAAACTVLRRSWAAWQELDAPYEAARVRLRMAQACRRMNDDDTAAMELDAARRVFEQLGAAPALAQVAEVSTNAPAGAPSGLTARELEVLRLLATGATNREIAHTLVISEKTVARHLGNIFNKLDVSSRTAATAYAYQHDLV; encoded by the coding sequence ATGGTTCGCGACGCGCGCGCGGAGGCATCCACCGCCTACGAGCGACACGGGTGGGAGGATGCGTACAACTTGCTGTCCTCCGCTGACGCGCAGGATTCGCTCGCGGCTGAGGATCTGAACCGGCTGGCCACTGCCGCTCATCTCACCGGGCGCTTCGACGCCGCCGGTGAGGCGTGGGAACGGGCGTACCGGGCATATGTCGAGCACGGCCATGTCGCCGAGGCAGTGCGGTGCTCGTTCTGGCACGCCCTGACACTGATGCTGCGCGGCGAGCACGCACGCGGCAGCGGGTGGTTGGTCCGGGCCCAGGGTCTCCTCGAGGAGGCAGGCCTCGACAGCGTCGAACGGGGGTACTTGCGCATCCCGGTTGCACTGCAGGCCCTCGGTGGTGGTGACCCGTCGGCCGCATATACCGAGTTCGACGCGATCGCAGCGGTCGCCAGGCGGTTCGGCGACCCGGATCTGCGGGCTCTCGGCCAGCTCGGCCGCGGTCAGGCGCTGGTCGCCCGTGGCGAGGCCGCACGGGGAACCGCGATCTTCGACGAGGCGATGCTGGCGGTGACGACCGGTGAGGTGTCGGCGATCGCCGCCGGGATTGTCTACTGCGCCGTCATCATCTCCTGTCAGCAGGTTTTCGATGTGCGTCGGGCGGCGGAGTGGACGGCGACGATGAGCCGCTGGTGTGCCGAGCAGCAGGGCCTCAAGGCGTTCCGCGGGCAGTGTTTGGTGCACCGTTCAGAGATCATGCAGCTGCAGGGTGAGTGGTCGGATGCGATGGAGGAGGTACGCCGGGCCTGCGATGCGCTGTCAGACGTCCCCGGTGATCCGGTGCTGGGTATGGCGCACTACCAGCAGGCCGAGCTGCTCCGGCTGCGCGGCGAACTGGACCGGGCCGAACTGGCGTACCGCGAAGCCAGCGGCTGGGGGCACCCGGTGCAGCCGGGGCTGGCACTGCTACGGCTGGCCCAGGGTCGGGTGGATGATGCGCTCGCCGCGATTCGCCGCGCGATGGCAGCAGCCGAGGGACCGGTCGAACGATCCCGGGTGCTGGCGGCCTACGCGGAGATCGCGCTCGCGGCCGGTGACGTCGAAGCGGCTCGCAGTGCGGCCGAGCAGCTCGAGACCATCGCGGCGGACTTCGAGTCGCCATACCTGCGGGCGGTCGGCGAGTACGCGCGTGGCTCGGTGCTGTTGGCGGGCGGCGATCCAGCGGCGGCCTGCACGGTCCTGCGCCGATCCTGGGCGGCCTGGCAGGAGCTGGACGCGCCCTACGAGGCCGCCCGGGTGCGGCTGCGGATGGCGCAGGCGTGCCGGCGGATGAACGATGACGACACCGCCGCGATGGAGCTCGACGCCGCCCGCCGGGTGTTCGAGCAACTCGGCGCCGCACCGGCGCTGGCGCAGGTTGCCGAGGTATCCACGAACGCACCGGCAGGTGCGCCGAGCGGGCTGACCGCGCGTGAGTTGGAGGTGCTGCGCCTGCTGGCGACAGGGGCGACCAACCGCGAAATCGCCCATACGCTGGTGATCAGCGAGAAAACGGTGGCCCGCCATCTGGGCAACATCTTCAACAAGCTCGACGTTTCGTCCCGGACCGCCGCGACCGCTTACGCCTACCAGCACGACCTGGTGTAG
- a CDS encoding DUF3040 domain-containing protein: MPLSDHEQRMLDQIESALYAEDPKFASSVRGGTLCAPSTRRRLKGAALFVIGLALLVSGVAFPATRIGDFAILSVIGFVVMFGGVVFAITRRRGLGGRDHFVPDEVSQQRPKRAKGAGGAFTSRMEDRFRRRFDE; the protein is encoded by the coding sequence ATGCCACTCTCCGATCATGAGCAGCGCATGCTCGACCAGATCGAGAGCGCGCTCTATGCGGAGGACCCCAAGTTCGCGTCCAGCGTGCGTGGTGGAACTCTGTGCGCACCGTCCACCCGGCGGCGGCTCAAGGGCGCAGCGCTTTTTGTGATTGGACTGGCGTTGCTGGTGTCCGGTGTCGCGTTCCCGGCCACGCGGATCGGCGACTTCGCGATTCTGTCCGTCATCGGCTTCGTCGTGATGTTCGGTGGCGTGGTCTTCGCGATCACCCGCCGGCGAGGCCTTGGTGGACGTGACCACTTCGTCCCCGACGAGGTCAGTCAGCAGCGGCCGAAGCGGGCCAAGGGCGCCGGCGGCGCGTTCACCAGCCGGATGGAGGACCGCTTCCGGCGGCGCTTCGACGAGTAA
- a CDS encoding HNH endonuclease signature motif containing protein produces MSSNVSSGAVALLPKERLEVLFEEVAELAGQRNAIDARLVEIAAEIDHDGLGGITGAKSVAHLMAWKTGSSSRNGKTIAAIAHRIAEFPRCVQALRDGRLSLDQVGVIAEGAGAGSDEHYAELARSASVNQLRTAIRLEPRPAPEPDKDADGEPKPVPVAQASIRKTSDEEYTYWRIALPHVEAAVFDAALRSHHDALIAQWKRDHDTPTDTPTGTPAGGRPPMPALADAFAALVEAGWDTEVTRRPHGQRTTVVVHLDLDERIAALHLGPLLSEADRRYLGCDATCEVWFERHGQPIGSGRTTRMISRRLRRALEHRHRTCAVPGCGATRGLHAHHIQHWEDGGATDLDNLVLLCPYHHRAHHRGVITITGPADQLTVTDSTGRHLTSGSLARPPNQPPPTVAPYRGPSGEHADWWWYTPFQPPPPTTN; encoded by the coding sequence ATGTCCTCGAACGTTTCGTCCGGCGCGGTGGCGCTGTTGCCGAAGGAGCGTCTGGAGGTGTTGTTCGAGGAGGTGGCGGAGTTGGCGGGCCAGCGCAACGCCATCGATGCACGCCTGGTGGAGATCGCCGCGGAGATCGATCACGACGGGTTGGGTGGGATCACCGGGGCGAAGTCGGTGGCGCATTTGATGGCCTGGAAAACCGGATCCTCGTCGCGGAACGGTAAGACCATCGCCGCGATCGCCCACCGGATCGCGGAGTTCCCGCGTTGTGTGCAGGCGCTGCGCGACGGGCGGCTGTCGTTGGATCAGGTCGGGGTCATCGCCGAAGGGGCGGGCGCAGGTTCTGATGAGCATTATGCGGAGTTGGCCCGCAGCGCCTCGGTCAACCAGCTCCGCACCGCGATCAGACTCGAACCCCGCCCCGCACCCGAGCCCGACAAGGATGCCGACGGCGAGCCCAAGCCGGTGCCGGTGGCGCAGGCCTCGATCCGCAAGACCTCCGATGAGGAGTACACCTACTGGCGTATCGCCCTGCCGCATGTCGAGGCGGCGGTGTTTGACGCCGCTTTGCGGTCTCATCACGATGCGTTGATCGCGCAGTGGAAACGCGACCACGACACCCCCACCGACACCCCCACCGGCACTCCCGCCGGTGGCCGCCCACCGATGCCCGCCCTGGCTGATGCGTTCGCCGCGCTGGTCGAGGCCGGCTGGGATACCGAGGTGACCCGCCGCCCGCACGGTCAGCGCACCACCGTGGTGGTGCACCTGGACCTCGACGAGCGCATCGCCGCCCTGCATCTGGGTCCGCTGCTGTCGGAGGCCGACCGCCGCTACCTGGGCTGTGACGCCACCTGTGAAGTGTGGTTCGAACGCCACGGCCAACCCATCGGGTCCGGGCGCACCACCCGCATGATCAGCCGCCGGCTGCGGCGCGCGCTGGAACACCGTCACCGCACCTGCGCAGTCCCCGGGTGTGGGGCCACCCGCGGTTTGCACGCCCACCACATCCAGCATTGGGAAGACGGCGGAGCCACCGACCTGGACAACCTCGTGCTGCTGTGTCCCTACCACCACCGGGCCCACCACCGCGGCGTCATCACCATCACCGGACCCGCCGACCAGCTCACCGTCACCGACAGCACCGGGCGACACCTCACGTCCGGCTCGCTGGCCCGCCCACCCAACCAACCCCCACCCACCGTCGCGCCCTACCGCGGACCATCCGGAGAGCACGCCGACTGGTGGTGGTACACACCCTTCCAACCCCCACCACCCACCACCAACTAG
- a CDS encoding NAD-dependent epimerase/dehydratase family protein produces the protein MTAEPSRIVVTGASGNVGTGVLRALASQLPDAEVVGVCRRPPTHGEPYERVRWHTVDLSAPSAVADLEPALRGADVVIHLALAVHPVRDEHYLYRANVLGTQALLKAMTAAGVRQLVYASSLGIYAPGSGPPVTEDWPTTGQTTSVYSRHKVKVEQVLDGFELDHPEVTVSRFRPTVVVQREAAWLIKSLYLGPLVPRSVLELLRRRELPVLPVPAPLALQFVHADDVGDAVVRMVTQQVRGSFNIAADVLDTAALADLVGARPVSVPPQAVRTLIAALSAVRVVALTPGWYDVAFRTPLMDTSKARRTLGWEPARSSAESARELIEGLADGAVGTSAAMGWRLRPRRDVRAAVDRAHDVTLVSWGALALLRAAGMRRARVVDAVVVASNLATGTPMALDRILERRADPVALLAPVAVLAALGATLRGGWPAVAATGALQVLRMSERNQRKAKLVSNAEVPAGSRG, from the coding sequence ATGACAGCAGAGCCTTCGCGAATAGTGGTGACCGGGGCGTCGGGCAATGTGGGAACCGGCGTGCTGCGCGCGCTGGCGTCCCAGCTGCCCGACGCCGAGGTCGTGGGAGTGTGCCGGCGGCCGCCCACACACGGTGAGCCCTACGAGCGGGTGCGCTGGCACACCGTCGACCTGTCCGCGCCGAGCGCCGTCGCGGACCTGGAACCCGCTCTGCGAGGCGCGGACGTCGTCATCCATCTGGCGTTGGCCGTCCATCCGGTGCGCGACGAGCACTACCTCTATCGAGCGAATGTGCTTGGCACACAAGCACTCCTGAAGGCCATGACGGCGGCCGGGGTGAGGCAGCTGGTCTACGCGTCCAGTCTTGGCATCTACGCGCCCGGATCCGGACCGCCGGTCACCGAGGATTGGCCCACGACAGGCCAGACCACCTCGGTCTACAGCCGGCACAAGGTGAAGGTGGAGCAGGTCCTGGACGGGTTCGAGCTCGACCACCCCGAGGTCACGGTCTCGCGGTTCCGCCCGACCGTCGTGGTGCAGCGCGAAGCCGCCTGGCTGATCAAATCGTTGTACCTGGGTCCCCTGGTGCCACGGTCGGTGCTGGAACTCCTCCGTCGACGGGAGCTCCCCGTCCTTCCGGTGCCTGCGCCGCTGGCACTGCAGTTCGTCCACGCCGACGACGTCGGCGATGCAGTGGTCCGGATGGTCACGCAGCAGGTTCGCGGATCGTTCAACATCGCCGCCGATGTGCTGGACACGGCGGCGCTCGCCGACCTCGTCGGGGCACGCCCGGTCAGCGTTCCCCCGCAGGCGGTGCGCACGCTCATCGCGGCCCTGAGTGCTGTCCGTGTCGTGGCGCTGACCCCCGGGTGGTACGACGTGGCGTTCAGAACCCCGCTGATGGACACCTCCAAGGCGCGCCGGACGTTGGGCTGGGAGCCGGCGCGCTCCTCGGCCGAGAGCGCGCGGGAGTTGATCGAGGGCCTCGCCGACGGGGCAGTGGGCACCAGCGCCGCGATGGGGTGGCGGCTGCGGCCCCGCAGGGACGTCCGCGCCGCGGTCGATCGTGCGCATGACGTCACCCTGGTGTCATGGGGCGCGCTGGCGTTGCTGCGCGCCGCCGGGATGCGCCGCGCCCGCGTCGTGGATGCCGTGGTGGTGGCGTCGAACCTGGCCACGGGTACTCCGATGGCGCTGGACCGGATACTGGAGCGGCGCGCCGATCCGGTCGCACTGCTCGCGCCGGTGGCTGTCCTGGCTGCCCTCGGTGCCACGCTGCGCGGTGGCTGGCCCGCTGTTGCCGCCACCGGCGCCTTGCAGGTGCTCCGCATGTCCGAACGCAATCAACGAAAAGCGAAACTCGTTAGCAACGCCGAGGTTCCGGCAGGCTCCCGGGGGTAA
- a CDS encoding helicase-related protein, translated as MTRIFDNIKQDLGSHLEKTLLVSNTMDVAVGYFNLRGWAVFDHLVRDKAESWNEGDPPIVRILIGMVTAGVQQETLDALQADLEGNTESDADANSARERKAVLVEQLRLQLMRGLPTAADRAVLQSLRDLLSTGAVEIKVHTRKPLHGKAYVCHRDDLNNPITGFVGSSNLTRPGLTVNYELNVDVLDTTAAETLAQWFNDRWDDRFSRPITADILDLLDESWARREPRRPYDVFLKVCYDLSRDVREGLAEYSVPSAIREQLLEYQETAVQTLARRIMTRNGTMLGDVVGLGKTLTAIAVALMLRDEHGYMPLVVCPKNLVSMWEEHFEAYELHGRVVPYSMAHAVLPALRRYQLVIVDESHTLRNDTRRDYKAIQDYIQANDSKALLLTATPYNIRFLDVANQLGLYIDDDDDLGISPVNALAADPRLADRVDGKTTTMAAFRRSEDPDDWKRLMSEHLVRRTRTFVKNNYSKNDGDGPYLEFSDGTQFRFPQRIPKPVDHSFGESDPATLMAGDTTLDTITALQLPRYELGNYLSSTAAPTDAEREFIDNLARGRGHVAGFVRTTFYKRLSSCGHSFTLSLKRHVARNELFLYAIDNGLAIPAGTITENQFGEDDDDPNGGGEDTVGTPETRYATLQEKNPAGLTWLRPELFTPALREALVEDTAALRTLLTLYGDWKPETDSKLDALIHLLQIDHPDEKVLVFTEYKDTAEYIGAALRAAGIDRVGIATGDSEDPTRLAQRFSPASNTLPGHDPGIAPEDELRVLIATDVLSEGQNLQDAHIVVNYDLPWAIIRLIQRAGRVDRVGQKAETVTLYSFFHESVDNVIDLRRRIAERLHANAEAFGSDEQFFGSDGETQAITDLYNGKLDETDSTDDVDASSLAYQHWTQAVDHDPDLAAKIAGLPDMISATRRKRLTDIDTGVVCYVRTDSGVDGFGRATSDGTTSLLTGHEVLKTFEALPEEPGLEPVADHDDLIEKLVRGPLATPTLAAGRLRGVRRTLWNRLGATLHSHNADTSLALDDLYQHPLTKDAENRLRRAVRNQASDDELATLITALHRDGDLTVTARSGKDPIRIVSSMGIVE; from the coding sequence GTGACGCGGATTTTCGACAACATCAAACAGGACCTGGGCTCACACCTGGAGAAGACGCTCCTGGTGTCCAACACCATGGACGTCGCCGTCGGCTACTTCAACCTGCGCGGCTGGGCCGTGTTCGACCATCTCGTCAGAGATAAGGCTGAGAGCTGGAACGAGGGCGATCCGCCGATCGTTCGGATCCTCATTGGCATGGTGACCGCCGGCGTCCAGCAGGAGACGCTCGACGCCCTCCAGGCCGATCTGGAGGGCAACACGGAGTCAGACGCCGACGCGAACTCCGCGCGCGAGCGCAAGGCGGTGTTGGTCGAGCAACTCCGTCTGCAGTTGATGCGCGGACTTCCGACCGCAGCGGACCGTGCGGTCCTGCAGTCCCTGCGCGACCTGCTCTCAACCGGGGCTGTGGAAATAAAGGTGCACACCCGCAAGCCGCTGCACGGTAAGGCCTACGTTTGCCACCGCGACGACCTCAATAACCCGATCACCGGGTTCGTCGGCTCCTCGAATCTCACCCGACCTGGCCTCACTGTTAACTACGAGCTAAACGTCGACGTGCTCGACACCACTGCGGCTGAAACTCTCGCGCAGTGGTTCAACGACCGGTGGGACGACAGATTCAGCCGACCGATAACCGCGGACATTCTCGATCTGCTGGACGAATCGTGGGCGCGCCGCGAACCCCGACGGCCATACGACGTGTTCCTCAAGGTGTGCTACGACCTCTCACGCGATGTCCGCGAAGGGCTGGCCGAGTACTCCGTGCCCAGCGCAATCCGCGAACAGTTACTTGAGTACCAGGAAACCGCGGTGCAAACCCTCGCGCGGCGGATCATGACGCGGAACGGAACCATGCTCGGCGACGTGGTCGGTCTCGGCAAAACGCTGACGGCGATCGCGGTTGCACTGATGCTTCGCGACGAGCACGGCTACATGCCGCTGGTGGTGTGTCCAAAGAACCTGGTGTCGATGTGGGAGGAGCACTTCGAAGCGTACGAGCTGCATGGCAGGGTGGTGCCGTACTCCATGGCTCACGCGGTTTTGCCCGCACTCCGGCGGTACCAATTGGTCATCGTCGACGAGTCCCACACGCTGCGCAACGACACTCGCCGCGACTACAAGGCGATCCAGGACTACATCCAGGCGAACGACAGTAAGGCGCTGCTACTGACGGCCACCCCGTACAACATCCGATTCCTGGATGTAGCGAACCAACTAGGTCTCTACATCGACGACGACGACGATCTGGGCATCTCCCCTGTCAACGCGCTCGCCGCCGACCCGCGGCTGGCCGACAGAGTAGATGGCAAGACGACCACGATGGCCGCGTTCCGTCGCTCGGAAGATCCGGACGACTGGAAGCGCCTGATGAGCGAGCATTTAGTACGTCGGACCCGCACATTCGTGAAGAACAACTACTCCAAGAATGACGGCGACGGACCGTACCTGGAGTTTTCGGACGGTACCCAATTCAGATTCCCGCAGCGTATCCCGAAGCCGGTAGACCACTCCTTCGGCGAGAGCGACCCCGCCACGCTGATGGCCGGGGACACAACCCTAGACACGATCACCGCGCTTCAACTTCCCCGGTACGAGCTCGGCAACTACCTCTCGTCCACCGCTGCACCAACCGACGCGGAACGTGAGTTTATTGACAACCTGGCACGCGGCCGCGGCCACGTCGCCGGCTTCGTCCGCACCACCTTCTACAAGCGACTATCGTCCTGCGGGCATTCGTTCACGCTGTCCCTCAAACGGCACGTCGCACGCAACGAGCTGTTCCTGTACGCCATAGACAATGGCCTAGCGATCCCGGCCGGGACGATCACCGAGAACCAGTTCGGTGAGGACGACGACGACCCGAACGGCGGCGGCGAAGACACAGTTGGAACCCCCGAGACTCGCTACGCGACGCTGCAGGAGAAGAATCCGGCGGGCTTGACATGGCTTCGGCCAGAACTGTTTACCCCTGCGCTCCGGGAGGCGCTGGTCGAAGACACCGCGGCTCTCCGGACGCTGCTCACGTTGTACGGCGATTGGAAGCCCGAGACCGATTCCAAGCTTGATGCCCTGATCCACCTCTTGCAGATCGATCACCCCGACGAGAAGGTTCTCGTCTTCACCGAATACAAGGACACCGCCGAGTACATCGGAGCGGCGCTGCGAGCAGCCGGCATCGACCGCGTCGGCATCGCCACCGGTGACAGCGAGGACCCGACCCGGCTCGCGCAGCGGTTCTCCCCCGCGTCCAATACGCTGCCGGGCCACGACCCCGGCATCGCTCCAGAAGATGAACTCCGGGTTCTGATCGCAACCGACGTTCTCAGCGAGGGCCAGAACCTGCAGGACGCGCATATTGTCGTCAACTATGACCTACCGTGGGCGATAATCCGGCTGATTCAGCGCGCTGGCCGTGTCGACCGCGTCGGTCAGAAGGCCGAGACTGTCACGCTTTACTCCTTCTTCCACGAGTCGGTGGACAACGTGATTGACCTTCGCCGCCGTATCGCCGAGCGCCTCCACGCTAATGCTGAGGCATTCGGTTCCGATGAGCAGTTCTTCGGCTCCGACGGGGAAACGCAAGCCATCACTGACCTGTACAACGGCAAGCTCGACGAGACCGACTCCACAGACGATGTAGACGCGTCCAGCCTCGCTTACCAGCATTGGACCCAAGCTGTCGACCACGACCCCGACCTCGCCGCCAAAATCGCGGGCTTGCCCGACATGATCTCTGCAACCCGGCGCAAGCGGCTCACCGACATTGATACGGGGGTGGTCTGCTACGTGCGGACCGACTCCGGCGTTGACGGTTTCGGCCGCGCCACCTCGGACGGCACCACTTCACTCCTCACAGGCCACGAAGTCCTTAAGACCTTTGAGGCGTTGCCGGAGGAGCCAGGATTGGAACCCGTCGCGGATCATGACGACCTGATTGAGAAGCTGGTCCGCGGCCCTCTGGCCACTCCGACGCTCGCTGCGGGGAGGCTGCGGGGTGTCCGCCGGACACTCTGGAACCGCCTGGGTGCAACGCTGCATAGCCACAACGCCGATACCTCTTTGGCTCTCGACGACCTCTACCAA